One Phaseolus vulgaris cultivar G19833 chromosome 4, P. vulgaris v2.0, whole genome shotgun sequence DNA window includes the following coding sequences:
- the LOC137836992 gene encoding uncharacterized protein, which yields MTTVVPTSEEDAALSVVRFASELAWADAGPEVAEPQVSRLCIEAQEFIVMGKWLELASLMITSAELIFSKVSDKDIESIFTIICNLVTKTESTDEVMEIVKVITAKIVQQPNEKPVVRLKILINLYNLLETPYCQFYVYMKVLTLAVDGKVTEYIIPSFKKMDRFLKDWKIGIPEQRELFLTLSNILKENKSMSKDAFKFLTNYLATFVGEDVHVLSEAKEEAARAIVEFVRAPDIFQCDLLDLPAVGQLEKDDKYAPVYQLLKIFLTQRLDAYIDYYAANSTLLKSYGLVHEECISKMRLVSLVDLSSDGSCQIPYELIRDTLQINDDEVEIWVVKAITSKLIDCKMDQMNQVIVVSHPTDRVFGQHEWHALRTKLGSWRGNIANVISTIQANKITEDGSQTAQGLVVR from the exons ATGACGACTGTGGTGCCAACCTCAGAAGAAGACGCGGCGCTCTCTGTCGTTCGATTCGCTTCCGAACTCGCTTGGGCCGATGCCGGTCCTGAG GTTGCTGAGCCACAAGTTAGTAGACTCTGCATTGAGGCTCAAGAGTTCATTGTTATGGGAAAGTGGTTGGAGCTAGCATCATTGATGATTACCTCTGCTGAATTGATTTTCTCAAAGGTTTCGGATAAAG ATATAGAGTCCATCTTCACTATAATCTGCAATCTTGTTACAAAGACTGAGAGTACAGATGAAGTAATGGAGATTGTAAAAGTTATAACTGCAAAAATAGTTCAGCAGCCAAACGAAAAGCCTGTCGTGCGATTGAAGAT TTTGATCAATCTGTACAATCTTTTGGAGACTCCATACTGCCAGTTTTATGTCTACATGAAGGTATTGACTTTAGCTGTTGATGGGAAAGTCACAGAATACATTATACCTTCATTCAAAAAGATGGACCGCTTCTTGAAAGACTGGAAAATTGGGATACCTGAACAGAGAGAGCTCTTTCTCACTCTCTCCAATATTTTGAAGGAAAATAAAAG CATGTCAAAGGATGCTTTTAAGTTCCTGACCAATTATCTTGCGACTTTTGTGGGAGAAGATGTGCATGTTTTGAGTGAAGCCAAGGAGGAGGCCGCACGTGCAATTGTGGAATTTGTGAGGGCACCTGATATATTTCAG TGCGATTTACTGGACTTGCCTGCAGTTGGGCAACTGGAGAAGGATGACAAATATGCTCCAGTATATCAGCTCCTTAAGATTTTTCTTACCCAGAGACTAGATGCATACATAGACTATTATGCTGCAAATTCCACCTTGTTGAAAAGCTATG GCCTTGTACATGAAGAATGCATTTCCAAAATGAGGCTGGTCTCATTGGTGGATCTTAGCTCTGATGGTTCTTGCCAAATTCCATATGAACTTATTAGGGACACACTTCAG ATCAATGATGATGAGGTTGAAATATGGGTGGTTAAAGCAATAACTTCCAAGTTAATTGACTGTAAGATGGACCAAATGAATCAAGTAATAGTTGTCAG TCATCCTACTGATCGTGTGTTTGGCCAGCACGAATGGCACGCACTGAGAACTAAGCTAGGATCATGGAGG GGAAATATTGCAAATGTTATCAGTACCATTCAGGCCAACAAAATAACGGAGGATGGGTCTCAGACAGCCCAAGGTTTGGTAGTTCGGTGA